From the Nodularia sphaerocarpa UHCC 0038 genome, the window TGCTCTAATAATTGTTGTACAACTTCTTCTGTAACTAATTCTAAATAAAAACTTCTCGCCCTTAATGACTTCAGCGCCCCTTCTGATGAAATGCTATATATAAATTTTTGAATCCCTGATAAATCACCTGCAATTAAACTAATTTCTTTATTAGGATTATTCAATAAAGCAACTGCAACACCTGCTGTGGTTCTGGCTATGTCTACCAAGGCTACATCCGCTTCACCAAAACTCAGACATGAGCCAAATTTTTCTAATATCAGCATCAATAAAGATAGGTTTTCCCAGTTATGTTTGAGATATTTTGAAAGTGCGTTATTAATCTCTGTTTTAAAGGCTTGCTGTTGTTCTGAACTAGGTGCAGAATTTAAGGGATAAGGAATATCAGGATATTCTTTATCTTTATGGTCATTGTCAATCGCTTTGAGTGGATGATAATGTTTTGTTGCTTGTGTCTGAGGTTTATCAGATAAGTTTATGCTGTCAAATACTAAGCTTAATATTCCAACTTTTGTCTCTGGTTTCCAGACTAATATTTCCTTTGCTCTAGTAACTTCTGGAAATTCATGATTATCTAGAGGAGGATGAGCAAAATTAGCCCATTTAGCCAAAGCTGAAATCGCCTGTTGAACAACTTGTAATGCAACCTTTTCAGAACTTGTCACCATAAAATCTTGTTATTACTGAAACTGCAAATTTTATCTGAACTGGAATACTCAGCGCCCCTTGTTTTAATCGTTCCTCTACAACCGCGCGCCTGAACTATGGGACGATTAGAAATATCCTCGTCTGGTGCGAAGTCATGAATATCACCAGTTTAAAACGGCAAAACAGTATCAATTATATCTTCTTGAGTATGGAACTCACTATCAAGATTTCCAATGATAGGGATATTTAAATTTTGCCAAAATTCTGGTAATTTCCGTATATATTCGGTTTTTTTAGCGCCAGATAAAGGATATCAATCAATTAAATCACCGAGTTTATATGCGGGGTTGTGTGTAATAGAAATTACATATTTGCCTAATTTAGGGTCAAAGAAACCAATAGCACCGTAAATATGACTAAGTTTATGAGCTAAAACAAAGGCTACAGGTATAGAAATCGGCCCGTTAATCTTTAGCAGTTGTCCTCCTGTGAGTTCTCCTGATGTGGTCATTTCCTCAAGTCGCGCGGCTGCATCCTTGACAATTTGGTCATTCTGAGCGGTTTCGCCAAATCT encodes:
- a CDS encoding CRISPR-associated protein Csx3, with the protein product MTTYNIEFKDGILRVRFGETAQNDQIVKDAAARLEEMTTSGELTGGQLLKINGPISIPVAFVLAHKLSHIYGAIGFFDPKLGKYVISITHNPAYKLGDLID